From the genome of Gracilibacillus salitolerans, one region includes:
- a CDS encoding PTS ascorbate transporter subunit IIC — translation MGFFEFLMNEVLSIPEVLVGLMVLIGLVAQRAIVSKVLTGTLKSVIGFVILGAGAGVIIGSLDSLGGIIEEAFQIQGVVPNNEAVVALAQQMFGAETALIMGFGFVANILFARITSWKYIFLTGHHTFFMAALLSAVLGTAGLSGFWLVFIGSLLLGFLMVIMPALGQPFMRQVTGNDQVAIGHFSTFGYISAGLVGKWFGNKEKSTEDIKISDRWAFIKDSLVSTALTMVAIFIIIAVLAGSDIVSNYSGDQNYLMFSIMQGITFAAGLSIILLGVRMILNEIVPAFKGIADKIVPGAKPALDVPIVYPYAPTAVMIGFLFSFAGGLISMAVLGVLALPLIIPGLVPHFFTGAGAGVFGNATGGRLGAALGGFVNGVFISFIPAFLLPVLGDLGFASTTFGDTDFGIVGILIGIFASFFQ, via the coding sequence GTGGGCTTTTTTGAATTCTTGATGAATGAAGTCTTAAGTATTCCTGAGGTATTAGTTGGTCTGATGGTTTTAATTGGTCTGGTTGCTCAACGCGCTATCGTGTCAAAGGTTCTAACTGGCACATTAAAAAGTGTGATAGGATTTGTCATATTAGGTGCTGGAGCAGGGGTTATTATTGGTTCCTTAGATTCATTGGGCGGTATTATTGAAGAGGCGTTCCAAATTCAAGGGGTTGTACCGAATAATGAGGCAGTAGTGGCATTAGCACAACAGATGTTTGGTGCGGAAACAGCCCTGATTATGGGATTTGGATTTGTTGCGAATATTTTATTTGCACGTATTACGTCATGGAAGTATATTTTCTTAACAGGACATCATACCTTTTTTATGGCTGCATTATTATCGGCTGTTCTTGGTACAGCAGGATTAAGTGGATTTTGGTTAGTTTTTATCGGTTCTTTGTTATTAGGGTTTTTAATGGTGATCATGCCTGCATTAGGCCAGCCTTTCATGCGCCAAGTAACTGGTAATGACCAGGTGGCGATTGGCCATTTTAGTACATTTGGCTATATTTCAGCCGGCTTAGTTGGAAAATGGTTTGGCAATAAAGAAAAGTCAACAGAAGATATCAAAATCTCTGATCGCTGGGCATTTATAAAGGATTCTTTAGTTTCTACTGCTTTAACGATGGTTGCTATTTTTATTATTATTGCTGTGTTAGCAGGTTCGGATATTGTTTCTAATTACAGCGGTGACCAGAATTATTTGATGTTTAGTATTATGCAGGGGATTACCTTTGCAGCTGGACTTAGTATTATTTTATTAGGTGTACGAATGATTTTAAATGAAATTGTCCCTGCATTTAAAGGGATAGCAGATAAAATTGTGCCAGGTGCTAAACCTGCATTAGATGTGCCAATCGTCTATCCATATGCACCAACAGCTGTGATGATTGGTTTCTTGTTTAGTTTTGCAGGTGGATTAATTAGTATGGCGGTTTTAGGGGTGCTTGCTCTGCCACTGATCATTCCAGGTCTTGTGCCACACTTTTTTACAGGAGCAGGTGCAGGTGTATTTGGTAATGCAACGGGTGGTCGCTTAGGTGCTGCTTTAGGTGGCTTTGTTAACGGGGTATTCATTAGCTTTATTCCAGCTTTTTTATTGCCAGTGTTAGGTGATCTGGGATTTGCTAGTACTACCTTTGGTGATACGGACTTTGGAATAGTTGGTATTCTGATTGGTATTTTTGCATCCTTTTTTCAATAA
- a CDS encoding ABC transporter permease: MGSFIKKDLLMFLRDRKEILIVLLLPIVIIFVLNLAFDGLFDSDEESTMDLQLALVNQDDNENVAEQLQQKLVAEGSVDEAEAAVIAEQASYGDPVQALFGFLESEDLQEWVTVHEQDEAVAAKKVEQGEIDGMLVIPNGFAVESLYAAFTGESPNVSLIYKMEEETTNNGTLYDIIHSFIDNLNYQFAIQQIGGSNETEIVQPQGGVEQLGEGEAFTLSQYFTLAMGILFALFLAITVAAKTGEEIRQQVFNRIVVTNSHPMLFLVGKMVSTFILASLQMTVVFVLAHIILDVFPGRSVDFWLGVGIIITLFSLAVASLAAVFTSISLRMKNVDAANGVFNIIVMVLGVLGGNFVPIYVFPAWMQKLGEWTPNGLSLSVLMEWIQYEQSSSLIMPSLMLVGFFILCTLVGLAMYPRRGEA, translated from the coding sequence ATGGGAAGTTTCATCAAAAAGGATTTATTAATGTTTTTACGAGATCGTAAAGAAATCCTTATCGTACTTTTACTTCCAATTGTTATCATCTTTGTGTTAAATCTTGCTTTTGACGGATTGTTTGACAGTGATGAGGAATCAACGATGGATTTACAATTGGCCTTGGTCAATCAGGATGATAACGAGAATGTAGCAGAACAATTGCAGCAAAAGCTGGTTGCAGAGGGTTCGGTTGACGAAGCAGAAGCAGCTGTGATCGCAGAACAAGCAAGCTATGGTGATCCTGTACAAGCTTTATTTGGTTTTCTTGAGAGTGAGGACCTGCAAGAGTGGGTCACTGTACACGAACAGGATGAGGCAGTAGCGGCAAAAAAAGTAGAGCAAGGTGAGATCGATGGCATGCTCGTTATTCCGAATGGTTTTGCGGTGGAAAGTCTATATGCCGCCTTTACCGGTGAATCTCCAAATGTTTCGCTGATCTATAAAATGGAAGAGGAAACGACAAACAACGGAACCTTATATGATATCATTCACAGTTTTATAGATAATCTGAATTACCAATTTGCCATCCAGCAAATTGGTGGAAGTAATGAAACTGAAATAGTTCAGCCACAAGGTGGTGTGGAACAATTGGGAGAAGGAGAAGCTTTCACATTGTCCCAATATTTCACGCTCGCGATGGGAATTTTGTTCGCATTATTCTTAGCGATTACGGTAGCAGCTAAGACAGGTGAAGAAATAAGACAGCAAGTTTTCAATCGGATTGTGGTGACAAATAGTCATCCTATGCTGTTTTTGGTTGGGAAAATGGTATCTACATTTATTTTAGCATCGTTACAAATGACTGTCGTCTTTGTTTTAGCGCACATTATATTAGATGTATTTCCTGGCCGTTCCGTCGACTTTTGGCTAGGGGTTGGGATAATCATTACACTGTTTTCTCTAGCAGTTGCTAGTTTAGCAGCGGTGTTCACATCTATTTCATTAAGAATGAAAAACGTTGATGCTGCTAATGGTGTGTTTAATATTATTGTTATGGTTTTAGGTGTACTTGGCGGAAATTTCGTACCGATCTACGTTTTCCCTGCCTGGATGCAGAAACTTGGTGAATGGACACCGAACGGCTTGTCGCTTTCAGTGTTGATGGAGTGGATTCAATACGAACAATCATCTTCTTTAATAATGCCAAGTCTGATGCTGGTAGGTTTCTTTATACTATGTACCTTGGTTGGCTTAGCGATGTATCCTAGAAGGGGGGAAGCATAA
- a CDS encoding ABC transporter ATP-binding protein produces the protein MLETIHLSKSFKGKKAVQDVNLYLDTGESVGLLGPNGAGKSTTISMISTLLKPTAGEIKLNGINTVNKPGELRKILGVVPQELALYQELSAYENLKFFGSIYKMKGKKLEKSIQHALEIVGLKDRQKDLVKTFSGGMKRRVNIAAALLHKPQILILDEPTVGIDPQSRNHILETVRSLNETEGTTILYTSHYMEEVEQLCDRVYVMDHGEVIAAGSKAELLSILSSEDTIKLELSMIDETFVEKVKSLEGVRKVETANSQLKVIAKKGSNLISELVHLADGHQIQLLNYQTETPSLEDVFLHLTGRTLRD, from the coding sequence ATGCTTGAAACGATACATTTAAGTAAGTCATTTAAGGGAAAAAAAGCGGTACAGGACGTTAATTTATATCTCGATACTGGGGAATCAGTGGGTTTGTTAGGTCCGAACGGTGCCGGGAAATCAACAACGATTTCCATGATTTCGACTTTACTAAAGCCTACTGCTGGTGAAATAAAGTTGAACGGAATCAATACGGTGAATAAACCAGGAGAACTAAGAAAAATTTTAGGTGTGGTACCGCAGGAATTGGCGCTTTATCAAGAGCTTTCTGCTTATGAAAATCTAAAATTTTTTGGCTCGATTTATAAAATGAAAGGCAAAAAATTGGAGAAAAGCATTCAACATGCCTTGGAAATTGTTGGATTGAAGGACCGCCAGAAAGATTTAGTAAAAACTTTTTCCGGGGGTATGAAGCGGAGAGTTAACATAGCTGCTGCATTGTTGCATAAACCGCAAATATTGATTCTTGATGAGCCGACAGTCGGTATTGATCCGCAATCAAGAAATCATATTCTCGAAACTGTACGATCCCTAAATGAAACAGAAGGCACAACGATTTTATATACGAGTCATTATATGGAGGAAGTGGAGCAGTTATGTGATCGTGTATATGTTATGGATCATGGTGAGGTTATTGCGGCGGGAAGTAAAGCGGAATTACTCAGTATTTTATCGTCAGAAGATACAATCAAGTTGGAATTAAGCATGATTGATGAAACTTTTGTGGAAAAAGTGAAATCCCTGGAAGGTGTTCGTAAGGTGGAAACGGCTAACTCGCAGTTGAAGGTCATTGCTAAAAAAGGAAGTAACTTAATCAGTGAGCTTGTCCATCTAGCTGACGGACATCAAATTCAATTGCTGAATTATCAAACTGAAACACCTAGCTTGGAGGATGTATTTCTCCATTTAACAGGTCGGACATTGAGAGATTAA
- a CDS encoding PTS sugar transporter subunit IIA, whose product MKLNEEVIRVGQLASGWEEAVKQCGQLLIENGNVEARYVHAMVDNVHTLGAYIVIAPGVALPHARPEDGVLQQGISVSVLQEPVSFFSDKEAIVFIGLAAQDKVMHLHLLKAVAEVIGDSEKLAHLKKARTVREVQQLFDKESG is encoded by the coding sequence GTGAAGCTAAATGAAGAGGTTATTCGTGTAGGGCAGTTGGCATCGGGTTGGGAAGAGGCAGTAAAGCAGTGTGGGCAGTTATTGATAGAAAATGGAAACGTGGAAGCGCGCTATGTCCATGCAATGGTGGATAATGTGCATACATTAGGTGCGTATATTGTCATCGCACCGGGAGTGGCATTACCGCATGCTAGACCGGAGGACGGGGTGTTACAACAAGGGATAAGTGTTAGTGTTTTGCAAGAACCTGTTTCTTTTTTCTCTGATAAAGAAGCGATCGTCTTTATTGGTTTAGCTGCGCAAGATAAAGTAATGCATTTACATTTATTGAAAGCGGTTGCGGAGGTGATAGGTGACAGTGAAAAGTTAGCGCATTTAAAAAAAGCAAGAACGGTTCGCGAAGTACAGCAGTTGTTTGATAAAGAAAGCGGGTGA
- a CDS encoding ABC transporter permease gives MKSVIWAQFSKDKRNPILVLAFIIGSILATLFFAGGIQTPTKVAIFSEEVNAKEIEAKWEELLNVDDSLNFVVTDPDEAREEVRDGNIDVAVQLMEMDYRLLVTSKLPTVSMVRQHVDKVFQQEAQISSLISSTEDENVRGEVENYLADAPVQMEAQGLDSEEVPNYNMSIQLMFAFTFLISMFLVGFKVNNVTNDKVSGVWNRMILSPISKTSMYFGYILYSFLITMFQIVIVLVVFKYVMNYELGDNLWMLVLISAFFTFSMISIAMLLTGLVKSPEQFYAIYPSLIPLIPLVSGAYMMPGTISNQVLLFIADLFPMAHAMDALMSVIFYDANFSDILMSLLFMLLIGVISMGIGINLIERRGLNKGAK, from the coding sequence ATGAAGTCGGTAATATGGGCACAATTTTCTAAAGATAAACGTAATCCGATCCTTGTTCTCGCATTTATTATTGGAAGCATTCTTGCGACCCTCTTTTTTGCAGGTGGCATACAAACACCAACAAAAGTAGCTATTTTTAGTGAGGAAGTGAATGCTAAGGAAATTGAAGCAAAATGGGAAGAACTTTTAAATGTCGATGATTCCTTAAATTTTGTTGTAACAGATCCTGACGAAGCTCGTGAGGAAGTGCGGGATGGCAATATAGATGTAGCAGTTCAATTAATGGAGATGGATTACAGACTTTTAGTTACCTCTAAGCTTCCGACTGTTTCTATGGTCAGACAGCATGTTGATAAAGTGTTTCAACAGGAGGCGCAAATTAGCTCATTGATCAGCTCAACAGAGGATGAAAATGTCCGAGGAGAAGTTGAAAATTATTTAGCTGATGCGCCTGTGCAAATGGAAGCACAAGGATTAGATAGTGAAGAGGTACCGAACTATAACATGAGTATTCAGTTAATGTTTGCTTTTACCTTTCTGATCTCGATGTTTCTTGTTGGATTTAAAGTTAATAATGTTACTAATGATAAAGTTTCCGGTGTATGGAACCGGATGATTCTATCTCCGATCAGTAAAACGAGTATGTATTTCGGCTATATTCTCTACAGCTTTTTGATTACGATGTTTCAAATTGTTATTGTTCTGGTAGTCTTTAAGTATGTGATGAATTATGAGCTGGGTGATAACTTGTGGATGCTTGTATTAATTTCCGCGTTTTTTACATTCAGCATGATCAGTATTGCGATGCTTTTAACCGGACTCGTAAAGTCACCGGAGCAATTTTACGCCATTTATCCGTCTCTAATACCGCTTATACCCTTAGTAAGTGGAGCATACATGATGCCGGGTACGATCTCAAATCAAGTATTGTTGTTTATTGCAGACTTATTTCCAATGGCACATGCAATGGATGCGCTTATGTCCGTTATCTTCTACGATGCTAACTTCAGTGACATTCTGATGTCTTTGTTATTCATGCTTTTGATTGGTGTTATATCTATGGGGATTGGTATTAATCTTATCGAAAGACGTGGTTTGAACAAGGGAGCAAAGTAA
- a CDS encoding PTS sugar transporter subunit IIB — protein MKILAVCGMGFGSSMMLKMTVELVLKELNQVADVETADFSTAASLPADLIVTNAEFAKQLDDGSKPVIAIDNIADSQEVKEKLIGFIG, from the coding sequence ATGAAAATATTAGCTGTTTGTGGAATGGGTTTTGGTTCAAGTATGATGCTGAAAATGACAGTGGAACTGGTGTTAAAAGAATTAAACCAAGTGGCAGATGTAGAGACAGCAGATTTTAGTACAGCAGCTAGTTTGCCAGCAGATCTTATCGTGACGAATGCAGAATTTGCTAAGCAGCTGGATGATGGATCAAAACCAGTAATAGCGATAGACAATATAGCGGATAGCCAGGAAGTGAAAGAGAAATTGATAGGGTTTATTGGATAG
- a CDS encoding response regulator transcription factor, whose protein sequence is MIRVLLAEDQVMVRQGLKAMIETDGDIEVTGEADNGRQAVALCEKQLFDVAVLDIRMPEMDGIDAAKVLRSRFPHLKILMLTTFDDNQYVMDALKLGVSGYMLKDGDTESLIRSIKSALKGGLSLQDQVAAKVMPALLQKEEKEAIDPTLTPRERAILKCIGEGLNNKEMAERLGLSVGTVKNQTSQILDKLELRDRTQLAIYAIRHHLV, encoded by the coding sequence ATGATAAGAGTTTTGTTGGCAGAAGATCAGGTGATGGTACGTCAAGGTTTGAAGGCGATGATCGAAACAGATGGTGATATTGAAGTAACTGGGGAAGCGGATAACGGTAGACAAGCTGTAGCATTGTGTGAAAAACAGTTATTCGATGTCGCCGTTTTAGATATTCGTATGCCTGAAATGGATGGCATTGATGCGGCTAAAGTATTACGATCCCGTTTTCCACATCTGAAAATTTTAATGCTGACAACTTTTGATGATAATCAGTATGTGATGGATGCATTAAAACTTGGTGTCAGTGGCTATATGCTGAAGGATGGAGATACTGAATCACTGATCCGCTCAATTAAAAGTGCGTTAAAAGGAGGTCTCTCTCTTCAAGATCAGGTGGCAGCAAAAGTGATGCCTGCATTACTGCAAAAAGAAGAAAAAGAGGCCATTGATCCGACGTTAACACCACGAGAAAGGGCAATTTTGAAATGTATTGGGGAAGGACTAAATAATAAAGAGATGGCAGAACGATTAGGACTGTCAGTTGGTACGGTTAAAAATCAAACTAGTCAAATATTAGATAAATTAGAATTACGAGATCGGACCCAATTAGCGATATATGCAATTCGTCACCATTTAGTATGA